From the bacterium genome, one window contains:
- a CDS encoding short-chain dehydrogenase: MEIQGRVALVTGGARRLGRELALALARAGADVVINYHRSATEAEATVQDIVALGRRAIAVQGDVSRSADVNTLIRRTAEVFGRLDILVNSASTFEQAPLLAVDEAAWDRVLAVNLKGPFLLSQAAVPLLRQDGGGVIINLADLSALQPWPSYPHHSVSKAGLVHLTRVLARALAPDIRANCIAPGSVLPPDDATEEEIRASRDRTVLKRLGRPENVTRALLYLIENDYVTGETLVVDGGRMLL, from the coding sequence ATGGAGATCCAGGGCAGGGTCGCACTCGTCACGGGTGGCGCCCGCCGCCTCGGCCGCGAACTCGCCCTCGCCCTCGCACGTGCGGGCGCGGACGTCGTCATCAACTACCACCGCTCCGCCACCGAGGCCGAGGCGACCGTCCAGGACATCGTGGCGCTCGGCCGCCGCGCCATCGCCGTCCAGGGAGACGTCAGCCGCAGCGCCGACGTGAACACCCTGATCCGGCGCACGGCCGAGGTGTTCGGGCGACTCGACATCCTGGTCAACAGCGCCTCCACCTTCGAGCAGGCCCCGCTCCTCGCCGTGGACGAAGCGGCGTGGGACCGGGTGCTCGCCGTCAACCTCAAAGGGCCGTTCCTCCTCAGCCAGGCCGCCGTGCCCCTCCTCCGTCAGGACGGTGGCGGCGTCATCATCAACCTCGCCGACCTGTCCGCGTTGCAACCCTGGCCGAGTTATCCGCATCACAGCGTATCGAAGGCAGGCCTCGTCCACCTCACGCGCGTGCTCGCACGCGCGCTCGCGCCCGATATCCGCGCGAACTGCATCGCGCCGGGCTCCGTGCTGCCGCCGGACGACGCCACCGAGGAGGAGATCCGGGCGTCCCGGGACCGCACCGTGCTCAAACGGCTCGGCCGCCCCGAGAACGTCACCCGAGCCCTCCTCTACCTGATCGAGAACGATTACGTGACCGGCGAGACCCTCGTGGTGGACGGGGGAAGGATGCTGCTCTAG